The Chryseobacterium sp. LJ668 genome segment CAGCTTCTTCCAAAGTAATTGCAGAGTGTACCGGAAGACCAGACTCGTCAATTAATCTTTTAGCTTCTACAGCATTAGTTCCCTGTAGTCTTACGATCAATGGAACCGGAAGACTTCCCATTGCTCTATAAGCATCTACAACACCTTGAGCAACTCTGTCACATCTTACGATACCTCCGAAGATATTAATTAGGATTGCTTTTACGTTAGGATCTCTTAAGATAATCCCGAAAGCAGTCTGTACTCTTGCAGCATCTGCAGTACCACCAACGTCCAGGAAGTTAGCAGGGCTACCTCCAGATAATTTGATAATATCCATAGTTGCCATTGCAAGACCAGCTCCGTTTACCATACAAGCAACATTACCGTCAAGCTTTACGAAGTTAAGACCAGCTTCACCAGCTTCAACATCCATAGGATCTTCTTCTCTAGTATCTCTTAAAGCTTCAAGATCTTTGTGACGGAACAATGAGTTGCCATCCAAAGTTACTTTAGCATCTACAGCGATAATTTTGTTATCAGAAGTTTTCAAAACCGGGTTGATTTCGAATAAAGAAGCATCAATTCCTACATATGCATTGTATAAAGAAGTGATGAATTTTGTAAATTCTTTGAACGCATTTCCTTCAAGACCTAGGTTGAAAGCAATTTTTCTAGCCTGAAAACCTTGAAGACCCAAAGTAGGATCGATCAATTCGTTGTGGATCAAGTGAGGCGTTACTTCAGCAACGTGCTCAATATCCATACCACCTTCAGTAGAATATACGATTGTATTTTTACCTTCGGCTCTGTCTAAAAGAATAGAAACATAAAATTCTTTAGTTTCAGATTCTCCGGGATAATATACATCCTCTGCTACCAATACAGAATTTACCAATTTACCTTCAGCAGAAGTCTGAGGCGTAATCAATTGCATTCCGATGATGTTTTGAGCGTTTTCTTTCAACTTATCCATGTTCGGAGAAAACTTTACACCGCCACCTTTACCACGACCACCTGCGTGAATTTGTGCTTTTACAACCCAAGCCTGAGCTCCGGTTTCAGCAGTAAGTTTTTCAGCAGCAGCTACAGCTTCGTCTACGTTATTAGCTACGAAACCACGTTGTATTGCTACTCCGTACTTTGATAAAATCTCTTTTGATTGATACTCGTGAAGATTCATATTATTTTTATTATTATATTTTAATTTTTAAAGGTTGACAAATTTAATAAAAAGACACGGAAGTTCAAGATTATTAGGATAAAAATTAAAACTTACATGACAATGTCTGAAATTTAAGTCAAAACTGTTTTGTTTTTTTGAAATATATTGTTGAAATTGTTAAATTCTATTCTTTACAAAATAAAAAATCAACATTCCCCAACTTAAGATCATAAACAATCCACCAAGCGGAGTAATCGGTCCTAGAAATTTAAGATTTGCTCCCAAATAATCCTGTAAACTCAAACCATAGATACTGAAAGAGAACAACATCGTTCCTACAATCATCAATATGGAGATCCATTTTTGAGAAGAGGTGTCAAATTTTAAAATGTAACCTACGATCAGCAAGAAAAATGCTGCATACATTTGGTATCTTACGCCTGTTTCAAAGCTTTCAAGTCTTTCTACAGATATAATTTTCTTTAAGGCATGTGCTCCGAAAGCGCCTAAAATTACGGATAACATTCCGTAAGCAGCACCGAAGACTAAAGTAATTGTTTTCATTTTATTGATTTATCTCAACAGGTTTTTAAGCAGCCTGTTTTTATTTATAGTTTAAAATCTTAAATATTAGTGATATTACCCCAATTGCAATGAAGATCCATGCAAATTTTTTATTTCGGGCAAAACCCGGATTTTTTGTTACTTTCAGAAAAATTCCGAAAGCCAACATAAGAGCTGCGACAATAATTCCAAACATTATTGTCCTCTTAATCTGTTAAACTCATTGATAACCTCATGATGACTTACTGTTTTATCTTTGAAGTAGGTTACAAAATGTTGCTTTTCTTCTTCTGTTGCCCCCATTTGGTTTAGAATATTCAGCAAGTGCATTTTCATGTGACCTTTCTGAATTCCTGTGGTCACTAAAGATCTCAAAGCTCCAAAATTCTGAGCAAGCCCTGAAACAGCCAAAATACTCATCAGTTCCTGAGCAGAAGGTTTCCCGAGAAGTGCCAAAGAAAATTTTACCAAAGGATGAAGATTCGTTAAACCGCCTACAACGCCTACAGAAATCGGAAGGTCGATCCAAAATCTGAATATTCCGTTGTCTGTCGTACAGTGTGTTAACGAAGAATATTTTCCTTCTCTTGCAGCGTATGCATGTGCGCAAGCTTCAGTTGCTCTGAAATCATTTCCGGTTGCAATGACAACGGCATCAACGCCATTCATAATTCCTTTGTTATGCGTTGTCGCACGGAAGGGTTCAATTTCGGCGATGGTTACCGCTTGTTTAAATTTTCTTGCAAATTCTTCATTTGAAATTCCACTGTCGTCTTTTAAGTCTTCAATTTTACATGAAACTTCGGCTCTTACTATGCAGTCCGGAGTGAAATTGGAAAGAATATTCATCACTACCTGCAAAGAATTTTTTTCTTCCTGTGTGAAATCTTCTTCCAAAGAAATTTCTTCTTTTAAAGTTTTTCCAAATTGTTCAAGGCAAGAGTTGATGAAGTTGGCACCCATAGAGTCTACGGTGTCAAAGCTTGCTTTTAACTGGAAGTAATTAGACATTTCTGCGGTTTTATCAACCAG includes the following:
- a CDS encoding hydroxymethylglutaryl-CoA reductase, degradative, whose product is MNHQPVEGFSKLTKQGKIDWLVNEYLEGNTDYQNILNQYWNENADLQKLHDEFSENTISNFYMPYGIAPNFLIDGKLLALPMAVEESSVVAAASKAAKFWIDKGGFKTTIINTKKLGHTHFIIDVESHKLQHFFNFKLKKKLFEATESITANMRNRGGGILEIKLVDKTAEMSNYFQLKASFDTVDSMGANFINSCLEQFGKTLKEEISLEEDFTQEEKNSLQVVMNILSNFTPDCIVRAEVSCKIEDLKDDSGISNEEFARKFKQAVTIAEIEPFRATTHNKGIMNGVDAVVIATGNDFRATEACAHAYAAREGKYSSLTHCTTDNGIFRFWIDLPISVGVVGGLTNLHPLVKFSLALLGKPSAQELMSILAVSGLAQNFGALRSLVTTGIQKGHMKMHLLNILNQMGATEEEKQHFVTYFKDKTVSHHEVINEFNRLRGQ
- a CDS encoding DUF423 domain-containing protein — encoded protein: MKTITLVFGAAYGMLSVILGAFGAHALKKIISVERLESFETGVRYQMYAAFFLLIVGYILKFDTSSQKWISILMIVGTMLFSFSIYGLSLQDYLGANLKFLGPITPLGGLFMILSWGMLIFYFVKNRI
- the sucC gene encoding ADP-forming succinate--CoA ligase subunit beta, which gives rise to MNLHEYQSKEILSKYGVAIQRGFVANNVDEAVAAAEKLTAETGAQAWVVKAQIHAGGRGKGGGVKFSPNMDKLKENAQNIIGMQLITPQTSAEGKLVNSVLVAEDVYYPGESETKEFYVSILLDRAEGKNTIVYSTEGGMDIEHVAEVTPHLIHNELIDPTLGLQGFQARKIAFNLGLEGNAFKEFTKFITSLYNAYVGIDASLFEINPVLKTSDNKIIAVDAKVTLDGNSLFRHKDLEALRDTREEDPMDVEAGEAGLNFVKLDGNVACMVNGAGLAMATMDIIKLSGGSPANFLDVGGTADAARVQTAFGIILRDPNVKAILINIFGGIVRCDRVAQGVVDAYRAMGSLPVPLIVRLQGTNAVEAKRLIDESGLPVHSAITLEEAANKVKEVLA